In Streptomyces sp. NBC_00569, a single genomic region encodes these proteins:
- a CDS encoding sulfite oxidase, producing the protein MVGLTKLEGAAACREEGFPISGAGEDRNSRGRRGARRRDGLGALSGLLAGYAALAAAELAAAVVRPQASPVVAVGGAAVDRTPTALKEWAIRNFATNDKLVLQLGIVAVLALLAVVLGLVAVRHRRVGSAGVLLFGVIGALAATTRPDSTGIADAVPSVVGALVGAWLLYALSGRARSTPTEEPPERSTDPGWDRRGFITLATAAAAVSTGAGLLARSSRGTQDVNAVSSRNGVRLPAPASPGKPTPANAQLAIPGIGAFTTSNKDFYRVDTALVVPMVDAMKWRLRIHGKGVTRPVTLTFDDLLRRPLIERALTLTCVSNEVGGPLIGNARWIGVRLADVLAESGVRPPSKGGPADQLVARSVDGMTIGSPVEDIMDGRDSMLALGMNGQPLPFAHGFPVRMLVPGLYGYVSACKWIEDIELTTFADYDAYWVKRDWAQQAPVKTESRIDTPKPSVSRKAGTVMVAGVAWAQHRGIEKVEVRVDDGPWEQATLAAKDTRDTWRQWSYPWQATSGGHRLTVRATDGTGRTQTAKHADPLPDGASGYHSIRVEIG; encoded by the coding sequence ATGGTCGGGCTGACGAAGCTCGAGGGTGCGGCGGCATGCCGCGAGGAAGGTTTCCCCATTTCTGGAGCGGGCGAGGACCGGAATTCCCGGGGGCGGCGCGGTGCGCGACGGCGCGATGGCCTCGGAGCGCTGAGCGGACTGCTGGCCGGATACGCGGCCCTGGCCGCCGCCGAGCTGGCGGCGGCCGTCGTCCGTCCCCAGGCGAGCCCCGTGGTGGCCGTCGGGGGCGCGGCCGTCGACCGCACACCGACCGCCCTCAAGGAGTGGGCGATCCGGAACTTCGCAACGAACGACAAGCTCGTTCTGCAGCTCGGCATCGTCGCCGTGCTGGCCCTTCTCGCGGTGGTTCTGGGCCTCGTCGCGGTCCGCCACCGCCGCGTCGGCTCGGCCGGCGTCCTGCTGTTCGGCGTGATCGGCGCGCTGGCGGCCACCACGCGCCCCGACTCGACGGGCATCGCCGACGCCGTGCCGTCGGTGGTCGGCGCGCTGGTGGGTGCCTGGCTCCTGTACGCGCTGAGCGGACGCGCGCGCTCCACACCGACCGAGGAGCCACCCGAGCGCAGCACCGACCCCGGATGGGACCGGCGCGGGTTCATCACGCTCGCGACGGCCGCCGCCGCCGTCTCGACCGGAGCCGGGCTGCTGGCCCGGTCCTCGCGCGGCACGCAGGACGTGAACGCCGTGTCCTCACGCAACGGCGTCAGACTGCCCGCTCCGGCGTCTCCGGGTAAACCCACCCCGGCGAACGCCCAGTTGGCGATCCCCGGCATCGGCGCGTTCACCACGTCGAACAAGGACTTCTACCGGGTCGACACCGCTCTGGTGGTGCCGATGGTGGACGCCATGAAATGGCGGCTGCGGATCCACGGCAAGGGCGTCACCCGCCCCGTCACCCTGACCTTCGACGACCTGCTGCGAAGGCCGCTCATCGAACGCGCCCTCACCCTCACCTGCGTGTCGAACGAGGTCGGCGGCCCGCTGATCGGCAACGCCCGCTGGATCGGCGTACGTCTCGCGGACGTGCTCGCCGAGAGCGGCGTCAGGCCCCCGTCGAAGGGCGGCCCCGCGGACCAGCTGGTCGCGCGCTCCGTCGACGGCATGACGATCGGCAGCCCCGTCGAGGACATCATGGACGGGCGCGACTCGATGCTGGCGCTGGGGATGAACGGTCAGCCCCTGCCGTTCGCGCACGGCTTTCCCGTGCGCATGCTCGTCCCCGGCCTGTACGGCTACGTGTCGGCCTGCAAGTGGATCGAGGACATCGAGCTCACCACCTTCGCCGACTACGACGCGTACTGGGTGAAGCGGGACTGGGCCCAGCAGGCGCCCGTCAAGACGGAGTCCCGCATCGACACCCCCAAGCCCTCCGTGAGCCGCAAGGCCGGCACGGTCATGGTCGCGGGCGTGGCCTGGGCGCAGCACCGCGGGATCGAGAAGGTTGAGGTCCGCGTCGACGACGGGCCGTGGGAGCAGGCGACCCTCGCGGCCAAGGACACCCGCGACACCTGGCGCCAGTGGTCCTACCCGTGGCAGGCGACCTCCGGAGGACACCGCCTCACCGTCCGCGCGACCGACGGCACCGGCCGGACGCAGACGGCGAAGCACGCCGACCCCCTACCGGACGGTGCGAGCGGCTACCACTCGATCCGGGTGGAGATCGGCTGA
- a CDS encoding coagulation factor 5/8 type domain-containing protein, with product MLTPPTNPSTTSSSSTAGAVAPSRRTVLGVMAATAATVPGLLALGSPASAAPAADPLPGGGDLGPNVIVFDPSTSGIQAKLDEIFKQQESAQFGSGRYAFLFKPGTYSGLNAQLGFYTSIAGLGLSPDDTSINGDVTVDAGWFNGNATQNFWRSAENLALTPVNGTNRWAVAQAAPFRRMHVRGGLNLAPDGYGWASGGYIADSRIDGTVAPYSQQQWYTRDSSVGGWTNAVWNMVFSGVEGAPAQSFPDPPYTTLDTTPVSREKPFLYLDGADYKVFLPEKRTDARGTTWGGGTPRGTSLALTQFYVAKPGVTAATLNAALDQGLNVLLTPGIYHLDAAIEVKRANAVVLGLGYATLIPDNGVTAVKVADVDGVRLAGFLIDAGAVNSQTLLEVGPSGASADHSANPVTVQDVFVRIGGAGPGKATTSIVVNSRHTIIDHTWVWRADHGDGVGWETNRADYGVRVNGDDVLATGLFVEHFNKYDVYWAGQRGRTIFFQNEKAYDAPNQAAVQDGNVKGFAAYKVADSVTTHEGWGLGSYCNYTSDNTIRQDHGFAAPNTSGVKFHDLLVVSLGGQGQYEHVINDIGAATSGTSTVPSTVVAYP from the coding sequence ATGCTCACGCCCCCCACGAACCCCTCGACCACGTCCAGTTCATCCACAGCCGGTGCCGTCGCCCCCTCGCGCCGGACCGTTCTCGGCGTCATGGCGGCGACCGCGGCCACCGTTCCCGGCCTCCTCGCACTCGGATCCCCCGCCTCCGCGGCACCCGCCGCCGACCCGCTGCCCGGCGGCGGTGACCTGGGCCCCAACGTGATCGTGTTCGACCCCTCCACCTCTGGCATCCAGGCCAAACTGGACGAGATCTTCAAGCAGCAGGAGTCCGCACAGTTCGGCTCCGGCCGCTACGCGTTCCTGTTCAAGCCAGGCACCTACAGCGGCCTCAACGCCCAACTCGGCTTCTACACCTCGATCGCCGGTCTCGGCCTCTCACCCGACGACACCTCGATCAACGGCGATGTCACGGTCGACGCCGGCTGGTTCAACGGCAACGCCACCCAGAACTTCTGGCGCTCCGCCGAGAACCTCGCCCTCACCCCCGTCAACGGCACCAACCGGTGGGCCGTCGCCCAGGCCGCGCCGTTCCGTCGCATGCACGTCAGAGGCGGCCTCAACCTCGCCCCCGACGGCTACGGGTGGGCCAGCGGCGGCTACATCGCCGACAGCCGCATCGACGGCACCGTCGCGCCGTACTCGCAGCAGCAGTGGTACACCCGCGACAGTTCCGTCGGCGGCTGGACCAACGCCGTCTGGAACATGGTGTTCTCCGGCGTCGAGGGCGCCCCCGCCCAGAGCTTCCCGGACCCGCCGTACACCACGCTCGACACCACGCCGGTGTCCCGCGAGAAGCCCTTCCTGTACCTCGACGGCGCCGACTACAAGGTCTTCCTGCCCGAGAAGCGCACCGACGCGCGCGGCACGACCTGGGGCGGCGGCACACCCCGGGGCACCTCGCTCGCGCTCACCCAGTTCTACGTGGCGAAGCCCGGTGTCACCGCCGCCACCCTCAACGCGGCGCTCGACCAGGGCCTCAACGTCCTTCTCACGCCCGGGATCTACCACCTCGACGCGGCGATAGAGGTGAAGCGCGCCAACGCCGTGGTCCTCGGCCTCGGTTACGCCACCCTCATCCCTGACAACGGTGTCACGGCGGTGAAGGTCGCCGACGTCGACGGGGTGCGCCTCGCCGGGTTCCTGATCGACGCGGGCGCGGTCAACTCGCAGACGCTGCTGGAAGTCGGGCCCTCCGGAGCGTCCGCCGACCACTCGGCCAACCCCGTCACCGTCCAGGACGTCTTCGTGCGGATCGGCGGCGCGGGCCCCGGCAAGGCAACCACCAGCATCGTCGTCAACAGCCGGCACACGATCATCGACCACACCTGGGTCTGGCGCGCCGACCACGGTGACGGCGTCGGCTGGGAGACCAACCGCGCCGACTACGGCGTGCGCGTCAACGGCGACGACGTGCTGGCCACCGGCCTGTTCGTCGAGCACTTCAACAAGTACGACGTGTACTGGGCCGGCCAGCGCGGCCGCACGATCTTCTTCCAGAACGAGAAGGCGTACGACGCCCCGAACCAGGCCGCCGTCCAGGACGGCAACGTCAAGGGTTTCGCCGCGTACAAGGTCGCCGACTCCGTGACCACGCACGAGGGCTGGGGACTCGGCAGCTACTGCAACTACACGTCGGACAACACCATCCGCCAGGACCACGGCTTCGCCGCGCCCAACACGTCGGGGGTGAAGTTCCACGACCTGCTCGTCGTGTCCCTGGGTGGCCAGGGCCAGTACGAGCACGTCATCAACGACATCGGCGCTGCCACGTCCGGCACGTCCACCGTGCCCTCGACCGTGGTCGCGTACCCCTGA